The region TTGAGCGGGAAGTAACTTTTGGCAATTCTCGTTTTGATCTCTATTTAGAGACAGCAACAGGTCAAAGAGTAATAGTTGAAGTTAAAGGAATGACGTTAGCCAATCAAAGTCTGGCAGCTTTTCCAGATGCACCTAGTGAAAGAGCTTTAAAGCATGTCAAGGAGCTAACAATCTTGCAAGCAGAAGGGTATCAGACCTATGTTTTATTTATTGTTCAACTAGCAGGTATTAAGCAAACAACGCTTTATGAAAAGCGCCAACCAGCTTTAGTTAAAGCCTTTAAACAGGCTATGGCGCAAGGACTAAAAGTGATTGCTTATCAATGTCAAGTGACAAAGGATACGATTGATATTATGGGGGAAGTCCCCTTTCAAATAGAGACTAACTTTAATGAGGAAGAAGGAAATTAACATGATAAAACTTGGAGTAATTGGAACCAACTGGATTTCAACACAATTTGTAGAAGCGGCTCTAGCATCAGGGAATTATGAACTGACAGCTGTTTATTCTAGAAAATTAGCTACAGCAGAAGCTTTTGCGATCGGGCATGAAAAAGTTGCTTTATTTGATGAGTTAGAAGCTTTTTTTGCTTCAAAAGAATTTGAGGTGATTTATATAGCCTCACCCAACAGCTTACATTATGAGCAAGCAAAAGCTGCCATGTTACATGGTAAGCATGTCATTATTGAAAAACCGGCTGTTTCTAAAGCACTAGAATTTAAAGAGTTAGTCGCCGTAGCTGAAAAACAAAATTGTTTAATGTTTGAAGCAGCTCGAAATATTCATGAAGAGAGTTTTAAAGAAGTAACAAAATTATTACCGTCCCACGACGACATTATTGGAGCAAATTTAAGTTTTATGAAATACTCATCTCGTTTTGATAATGTTTTAGCTGGAGAAGAACCTAATATATTTTCTCCAGAATTTTCTGGAGGGGCTTTGATGGATTTAGGTGTGTACTTACTCTATGCCGCCGTGTCTTGGTTTGGTCGCCCTGAGAGTGTTCATTATTTTGCTAGACGTGTGCCAACAGGAGTCGATGGCATTGGAACAATCATATTACGTTATGAGACATTTGATGTTAACTTATTAACAGGGAAAATTGCTGATAGCTTTTTACCTTCTGAAATTTATAGTTTGGAGAAAACGATTAGTTTGAATGCTGTCAATAGTATTGAAGCGATTACGATCCATGATCGTAAGGCTAAGGTAGTTAAGGATCATCCGTGTCATAAAGAGGCCAATCCAATGATTGAAGAAGCTCGAGCGTTTGCAAAAGTGATAAAAGCACCTCTGGCCGAAGATAATCAAGTTGATTATCGTCAGTGGTTAGCCATTGGGTTAGTTGTTCATGAGATCATGGAAGAGTTACGTTTATCTGAAGGAATTACCTTTGCAGCAGACAACAAATAGACGTAGTGAAATAGTGAGTAGACCTTGAAGAGCGAACGCAATTAATAGTATGATAAAAGGTGCGTATGACCTGTTGCTACTATATAAATAAAGATAGTGGCAGAAACTGTGCAAAATAAGAGGATATAGGAGCAACAAATATGGATTTTAAAACAAAATTACCAGAAAAATGGCAAACACATTGGGATGAATTAGGCTATACAGAAGCCTCATTGATTCAAAAAGAAACGTATGAGCCATTATTAAATAAAGAAAGTCTAGTAGGCGTATCACCAACTGGAACAGGTAAAACTTTAGCGTACTTGTTCCCCCTACTTCAGGCTATTAAACCAGGTGAAGGCAATCAATTGTTGATCTTACTACCATCGCAAGAGTTGGCCGTACAAGTTGCCAATGTGGCGAGAGAATGGGCAACACTTTTAGAATTAAACGTTCAATCGTTGATTGGAGGGGCTAATGTCAAACGCCAAATTGATAAGTTGAAAAGTAAGCCCGAAGTCTTAGTTGGGACGCCTGGTCGAGTGGTTGAGTTATGTAAAAATAAAAAGGTCAAAGCTCACTTGTTACAAACGGTTGTCTTGGATGAAGCTGATCAATTAGTAGAGACAAATGAGTTGAATGCTACCATGACGATTCTTAAAATGCTAGATAAGCAAGCTCAATTAGTTTGTGTTTCTGCTACAGCGATTGATGTTCAAGCTCAATTAGGTGATCATGGTCAACGTGAAATGACAACGATTGATGTTAGCCAGAAGGATCAATCAAAAGGAATTGTCACACATGGCTATATTAAAACACCGCCTAGAAAACGTGCAGAACTACTAAAAAAATTGGCTTATGTCAAAGATTTTAAAGCAATTGTCTTTTTTAATGAAGTACAAGAAATGGGGCTTGTAGCGGATAAGTTATCTTATCAAGGTGTACCAAATGCCACGCTTGCTTCAGATCAAAATAAGTTAGAACGACGTTTGGCTCTATCAGCTTTTGCTGATGATAAGGTTTCACTATTATTAACCACAGATATTGCAGCGCGTGGCTTAGACTTTGTTGATTTGCCGTTTGTTATTCATTATGATGTGCCTTATGTAGTTGAAAATTACGTGCATCGTTCAGGTAGAACAGGCCGTATGGGTAAAGATGGTACGGTAATGTCACTGGTGGGTGATTATGAATTGAAAGATTTGAAAAAAATGGCAAGACAACACCCTGCTATGGGAGACTTAGTCGAGTGGTATGTGCACAGCAGTCAAATTTTACCCATTTCAGAACGTGTCAACAGCCAAGAAGATCAAAGTGAGGTGCCTCACGACAAACATGATTTGGCTAAAGGCGTCAAGACACGCTCTTCAGAACTAAGTCAAGGTGGTTTTTCTGGCGAATTAAAAGCTAAAAAGAAGAAGGTAAGTAAAAAGAAAGTCAAAGCTAAAACTAAAAATAAAAAAGCAAAAATAAAGAAAAAGCAGGACTAGTTAGCTAGTCCTGATTAAATACGGAGGTTGAAATAGTCGATGTCTAATAGAAAAGAGCAAATTATTAAACTGTTAGAAAAACACCCAAAGGGTTTGGCAGCTGCTGAAGTAGCGGAAGAGATGTCTTTGGATCGAACTAATGTTAGCCGGTATTTGAATGACTTGGCCAA is a window of Vagococcus intermedius DNA encoding:
- the sfsA gene encoding DNA/RNA nuclease SfsA yields the protein MKDKGGASLLASYSDVVVAKFVERDNRFIARCLLPKNNEEVIVHVKNTGRCRELLIPGVSVAINYQPAKSRKTDYDLIAVKKDDRWINIDSQVPNSLAEDALASSQIHLPYLSGEIIKIEREVTFGNSRFDLYLETATGQRVIVEVKGMTLANQSLAAFPDAPSERALKHVKELTILQAEGYQTYVLFIVQLAGIKQTTLYEKRQPALVKAFKQAMAQGLKVIAYQCQVTKDTIDIMGEVPFQIETNFNEEEGN
- a CDS encoding Gfo/Idh/MocA family protein, encoding MIKLGVIGTNWISTQFVEAALASGNYELTAVYSRKLATAEAFAIGHEKVALFDELEAFFASKEFEVIYIASPNSLHYEQAKAAMLHGKHVIIEKPAVSKALEFKELVAVAEKQNCLMFEAARNIHEESFKEVTKLLPSHDDIIGANLSFMKYSSRFDNVLAGEEPNIFSPEFSGGALMDLGVYLLYAAVSWFGRPESVHYFARRVPTGVDGIGTIILRYETFDVNLLTGKIADSFLPSEIYSLEKTISLNAVNSIEAITIHDRKAKVVKDHPCHKEANPMIEEARAFAKVIKAPLAEDNQVDYRQWLAIGLVVHEIMEELRLSEGITFAADNK
- a CDS encoding DEAD/DEAH box helicase; the encoded protein is MDFKTKLPEKWQTHWDELGYTEASLIQKETYEPLLNKESLVGVSPTGTGKTLAYLFPLLQAIKPGEGNQLLILLPSQELAVQVANVAREWATLLELNVQSLIGGANVKRQIDKLKSKPEVLVGTPGRVVELCKNKKVKAHLLQTVVLDEADQLVETNELNATMTILKMLDKQAQLVCVSATAIDVQAQLGDHGQREMTTIDVSQKDQSKGIVTHGYIKTPPRKRAELLKKLAYVKDFKAIVFFNEVQEMGLVADKLSYQGVPNATLASDQNKLERRLALSAFADDKVSLLLTTDIAARGLDFVDLPFVIHYDVPYVVENYVHRSGRTGRMGKDGTVMSLVGDYELKDLKKMARQHPAMGDLVEWYVHSSQILPISERVNSQEDQSEVPHDKHDLAKGVKTRSSELSQGGFSGELKAKKKKVSKKKVKAKTKNKKAKIKKKQD